The Cryptomeria japonica chromosome 9, Sugi_1.0, whole genome shotgun sequence DNA segment GAAATTGGATATATAGAGGTGCCTAGGCAAGAAGAAAGACATCGTAAATATCATTTTGTATTGGGTGTTGCTCTAAAGAGGCAAACCCTCAAAGTGGCCAATGATATAGAGTAATCAATTTACTAATATCAACAAAGATTGCTTCATTTTGTTCTGATTTATAATTAATACACTAGTATTTAGACATTATATTTGCAAGTAGAACTAGCACACAACTactaaatatttattcaatgcgaATATGTACCCCATAACATACAACTAAATCATTATTTCCATACAATTTACATGACATAATGGCCACAAACAAATAAGGACATTGAACGCCTAAAGAGTAGATTCAATGCCCTTGTCTCATAAACATCTAGGACTTTTTGGGGTATTTTTCATTGCATCATGCTCACAACCCTCTAACAATAATTACATTTTAAAAAATATGATCCATACTTAATGGCTTAACTTCCCTAATGGAAAAAGCTTGAATGAGATATTAACGAGGTATGACCAATAAATCTTGTAGAGAAGGCCTCGCACGGACCTTAAAAACAAAGATGTTAGAAATAATGCCACAACACATTAAAACCCGCATAGAGAAAACTCCTTGAGCTATCAAAGcattatattttgaaatttttagttATTGCTTTATTGGAAGAATCCTCTTGACTTCTAAAATACTCATGGTAGTAATTTTAATCATCACACAAGTTAATTAAATCATGTCACCATTTTTTATATGTTCCTACCTAAACTGCCTCAATCATGTATTCAATGAGATAGACCAATCATTAAAAAAGTACATTTTTAACACTTTTTTTCAACTTTGTTTTTTAGTATGCAATTTGACCTAAAACAAAGCCCCACACCTCTAATTCATCACAAATCTATGAAACGAAACAATCACTTAAAGCCCCAACCTCGAGTATTCCCCCCTTTGCTTTCATAATTGGTATGCCCGATGTTTGGAAGAAACAATGTATTCGCTTATCTGAGGCTACTTTCATTGCTTCCCCAAAAATCCTCTCTAACTCAATGGTCATTACTAAGCTTGGTGCATCGAAGGACCAAAAGCCCTTGACAagcaagaaaaaaggaaagaatacTAGCCACCGCAAAAAGATTACTATTCTGGAAGAGtcgaggaaaaaggaagaggaagtgaGGGAGAGCACTAGCAAGAATGAAGGTAGACGAAGGTCAAACGGGCTAGCCTCTCGTAGCTCTTAAAAAGGTAAAAGATTAAAGCTTGTTGATTATGGCTCGAAGGATGAAGAAGAGGAGTAGGGGAAGGATACTgatgaggaggaagaagaggagaatgTGAAAGGTGGTGGGGTTGACttggatgaaaacctagagaaGTCGATGAACAATAGTTGTTGAGCATGGGAATCCAAGTAGGGATGACAGAATGGAGGAGGTCAAAGCGTCTGTTGCAAGTGAAAATTGCACATTGTGTCAAAGGGCTAACAAGGAGCTGAAGGAAATGGGAGCGAAACTACCAATGTTGAAGGCCAAAATCCTTGACCTAGAGAAGAAGATGGGCAACATCTCTAAATTCAGTCTCCAAGTAATGCATAGTTTGATGGCCTCCCTTTGTCTTATGCGGGATAAGGTTTTGGGCAACGTGGCGAAGGAGGAAGGCATCCACAAGGAGCTCTTCAAGTTCCTGATCGAGGATTGGAATAATGTCCTACTACAAGCGAGCTATGGTGTCAAGAATCTTGGTCATGTTTAATGTCGTAGGGGTTTCTTTTTATGCTGATTTTGTCCTTTGGAACTTGGCTCCCCTGCAGAACAATCTCGATAGCTACAATATGTTTTTTATTAGCTGATGTCCTGTTTCTGGACTCTGTTTTTACTCTCTGATTGGTGGTTTTTGTCTACTTACAAACTGTTGTTGATCTAATTGTTTTTGGTATTTATGTTGTGGTTGTGCTGATGTTTTTAGACGCCTTTGGACTATGGATGTTATAAGGGcagcacccttgttttgctgctttCAATATAAAAAACAATCACTTAAACTAGCATAACCTTCTCAACCTTGTCTAGTTGTATTGCAAGCTCTAAATATACATGGACCTAATAAAATACATCACCTCTAATTCATCACAAAACTATCCACATTAATTACTAAAACTTCATTTTAAGTTAAAATATCTAAATACAAGCTTATCCAACCCACTAAATCTCTATCCTGGTTTTGTCTTCAAAATTTAAGATATTTACGAGAAGTTTAAGCAAAATTGAAAATCATTTCCTTGCATCCATTACTTGCCAGGTGATCCCTACAAGTGCAAATTCCCTTGCCCAATTTTGCAAATATCTCCAAGGAACGTATATAAACTTCACATGTTCTTGGTACACAGTGAAAATAATTAATTCCCCCAATAACCGCATAGAGCTTCAAATGAAGTAGTTAGAATGTGACTTCTTTTTCATGCATACACCTCCTTGCACCATCCTCACATTCCCTACTCCCAGTGTTCTTATCTATTCTCTCTCATACTTGGTATAATCCAATTCTGTTAGTAAGCAGATGACAATCGAGGAGGAGCAGATCAACTGTCAATTAAGAAATGCTCAAATATAGGGAGCCAAATTGGACCAAAGAGTGAAAAAGCATTTAAAGGGCCACTAATTGGTGAAAAGATCAGACGCATATTCATATGATTCTGCTGTGGGTTGGATATTTATTTACCTAAATTAGTATTAGGAAATTGCCATTATACTGAAGAGTTGTTGCCGTGCTGAAAATGGGAGGATCTGAAAGCATGTTATAAATAACTGCGGCATAATCCATACTGAATAATGCCAACCTCTCCAAGTTGTAAGCTTCACCATTGTTACATACAGAAGGTGAGTTTTGATAGTTTTATGATCTTAGTTACAAGTGTTCTCACAAGAACATCTTGATCTACACATCTAATTTCTCATAACTCTGAAAACCTTTCATCATCACTAGACTCAGAAGATCCTGATCTTGATCTATGTAGTGGATCAACGTGCAATCTAAACAAGATAAGTCGTGCAACATTTTCAGCTGCAACAGAACTCATCTCCATGGTACTTGCAGCACTTTCAAACGTATTAATGTAATACAAGTGATGGCCATCTAGCAAAAAAGAAGCAAATCTTTCAGGTGCTTGATAGTGAGGATATGCAGCCCAGTCTATCTGTATGGTTTCTTTTCTGACACTGTAGACAATTAACAGCCATAGTTAGATTTCAAAACTACAATTTTTAAGTTAAGAAATCGGATAAGAGTGATAATTATCTACCAGGTTTCTTCTGAATATGATACAGGGAATCAAAACAATTAAGACAAGAAACCTACCTGAAAATCTTATCTAACAAATCATCTGCCATGACTTTGCGAGAAAATATCTTATAAGCTTTGTCATCTCTACTATAGTCCTTCAACACAGATATACTTGAAAACGGCAAACTGGGAACTTCCAAAGTGCCTATTAGCTTAGGAAGGATGAAAGAGGATGGTTGTCCAAAGTACACCTTGTTATCACATACATGAAACAATAAGCAAATAATTTGGTCAGAGAAAAAAAAGATAAATTTGTACGGCATATGAATCACAATAAATTAAGCTCCCAGGTGTCATTGCCAGGAAAAAGTCTCATTGCATTCTGGCCTATTTATTGTTGTGCAGAAATTGTACGCCTGcattgaattcattagaaaaatTTGGCATGAAGTTCTACTTCTAACTGCAGAAGACTAAACATTATCCGTGCTTCACATGAACTGCATCAAAACACCTAAGGATTTGTATGCGGTAGATAGACAAAAGTAGCAAGGCATGGCACACACCAAAACTGAAAATGTCAAGGTATGGCACATAAACATAACATCTTAAACATATTTTACAGGAAAATAATCATTACCGGATTCAACTGACCCCTGACAAAAGTTGTGTAAGTGTGTTGAAGATGTCTCTCTGGAATTGAAAATTCAGGGATAAAGCTGATGTTGACCTCATCCAGAGGTGTAGCCAGAACTGCAACTTCACAATTGTGAACTTGTCCCTTAGATGAACTTATTTCATAGTTCTTCCCATTGAATGAAACTGAAGCTATCTCTTCGTTTAGATGTAAAGAAACATTTGCCCTATCAAGTAAACCTGCAGCCATTTGCCAATTTCCTCCTTCCACTGACCAAAGCCCGCTACCTGATCCACACAAGGAAACTGCTCCAGCTAGTCCACTAATATTTACACTCTGTCCATAATTGATCCTCATGATAACCTATAAGAAAATATATTCCTCATCAGACAACATCTGAAGTAAAATACAAGACTAGTTGATTGATACTGGAAACTACATTTCCACACCATTTTCCACTGGAATGAATTTGATGATAAAGATTACATTTATTTCCCCCTATGACAATAAACAAGTTCTATCATAAACAATATATTTTAAGTCTAGATGGATTCTGCCACTAACCCAAACTCGAAAGAATACATAGGTTTTAAATCAAGTTTACTAATATGGATGTTAGATAATTACGTTAAATGTGGATGGTAGCCCTTTCTTGTAATGTAACATGGATCATTAGGGCTAGTATGAACGTTATTTGGTTGTGGCTGATCATTCATGTTTTAGCTGCTTGGACAATCTATTTTATGGTTAATCCCACTTCTAATCAATTTGTTTGGCGGTCCATCTCAATTAAAGGAAATTTTCTTCTATTGTCAACCATATCAATTATTGTTGATGTTCAATGCATCTAACCTAATCTGTGCCAATAGTGCACCTTTCATTAGAATATGTAAAACCCATATTATCGAAGATTCACTAAGTTACTGATTGTTATGATATACCTTTGGGTTTATGTTCAGCATGTGTTGGTAGTGGTACAATGTATGATCCATTGTTTTTGACCTCATAAATGCTGTTGTGTTGCAGGGGCAAAAATAGTACTTTGTGATGCAATCAAGGATAGGGGGCCAAACAAAAGGTAGCCTTTAGCTTGTAGCCAACACCCAAGAAAGCTCAGATTAATGTTAACCCAAGGATTCAATCAACAACAAATCTGGTTTTATACAATACAAAAGATAGACATACCTGCATGGATTCTACAAAATATCTGACAAAGTCTCCCTTAGAGATTACAACAAAACCCAAATCTTGAACACAAAATATTGCAACTATTCTCTGGATCAAATTAACATAATTTATTACATGCATTTACCCAATAGACTTCAGATCTCTACCCACAATGTACACCCAAGATTCTGGGAAATTTAGACATCCACACAGCTGTCGGAAGCCAAGTAACCACAAATGAGCTCACCCAGAAACAAGAGTCCCTAACCAACACTGAATAGCCTATGGGAACCAAAGAATAGACTCCTGGGAAACCACAACTGACTAGGTCAGAGAAGTGGACATTACAAAATGGTCTTCAACCTCCCTTCTGACATATGTTAGGATACTCAAAATGGTACGAACCAGTAACAGAAATAACCTCCTCAAACCTAAAAAAAATCTgcaacattagaaaacatcaaataTCTCCATCATGAAATCCAAAACTAGAAACTTTGCTTGAAGCCCAATAAAGATTCTTGAATGAAACCACTCCACCCTAGCTAAGGATTATCTTACAAATCCGAAACCAAAAAATCTAGAGGGGGTTTTCCTCTTCTGAAGATTGTGGAAGAACTCACAGGTTCAATCTAGCAACATAATAGTATATGAAATCTTCAACATATGCACAATGAGCCCAAACACCTTTTATAGCTTTGAAGGGAAAAAGcaatttgaaattatataaaataatccATTTTTTGAACAAAAAACCTTTTTCAATTATAAATTGACTTTATATGTGCAAGTCCCCTTCACTTTCCCCTAAGCATCCACTTTTGAGGGAACATAAAGCAactttaataaaatataacaattagTAAATAATTTTACTTTAAACATTACAAACTTCAGTGTATATTATACGTATTCCACCTAAGTTGCGGAAAGCAGTGCCCAGGCCCCGAGATCCACTTCTTATCATGCCATGATGTAACTGAAGCAATGGGAGGATGACAAGTGCTAACTCAAGGACTCACCAAAAATAGGCATTACTTCCATGAAGTTTGGAGAACACCCCAGGAGTCCAAAACCACTTCTAAAAGTGTCAATGCAAAGTGCAAACCATAACGCCAATTGAGCCCCATGCCACAAATAGAAATCCTGAATAGTAAACTTGCATCCTCCAAAAATTTTGGAGTTCTCAACACACCTAGAAGCTTACAAGAAAATACGAAAACTAGACAAAAGCTCACAATACAATATTGTTTAAATGGGGTATTACATTTTGACTCAACAAAACTCGACTacatattaaaaaattaaacagtaaaaataaaataataattatttacgtAAAATATAGTTCCAAAATGTATCAAATAAGTTTGGTGGGGGTTTGGAAGTAGTGCCCCCTTGTAGGGTAAAGGTGCAGCAAAAAGCTATGTTTTTGTAAGGTgaaaatacgtttggcagcttgccaatgactctcatgaggatcatgggagaatcgagagacaagaccaaccgcaaaggaaatatcaggacgggtgtgagtcaggtacaacaaactgccaaccaactgcctgtaaagtgtaaaatcgactgaaggagtgggacaagctgtagtcaaaacaacccctgactgaaatggagtggaaGCAGTCTTGCAATCAAACATGCCGAAGCGCTgcagcatgtcaagagcatacttttgctggtagagagagatcccatcagaagactaaatcacctgaagaccaaggaaatagtgcaaaagaccgagatctgtcatctcaaactgatccatcaaggcacgctgaatatgctaaatcatagaggatgagctacccgtgacgagaagatcatcaacatatagcacaagaatcagtatgtcaccctcaagaagttgaatgtacactgtgtgatcagaatgactgcgggagaacccaatggagagcaagaaagagtccatcttctcataccaagcccgaggggcctgtttgagaccatacaatgaacgccgaagtctgcaaaccaaagaactatcctgcacaaatccttgaggctgttccatgtagatttcctcctgtagatccccgtgcaagaaggcactcttcacatccatctgaaaaacaggccaacaccaagaagctgcaagagatagtacaaagcgaatggaattcatcttggcaacaggggcaaatgtctcggagtaatcaataccctcaacctgtgaaaaccccttcgcaacaagacgtgctttgtacttatcaatggaaccatcagcagcatatttagtgcgatacaaccagcgacaccgaaccatctttctgcccttaggaagaggacagagatcccaagtatgattcctcatcaaagaagaatactcctcctccatagcacaatcccactcagggtgacctgttgcctctgaaaacttttgaggatcatctgaaatagcatgactcaaaagactggaACCCACTGTATGAGAACGAGTGCGacaagtatctgaaggatcaccagccataggaCCGGCCGCCTCaatagtaaggcgagcccacttgggcatctgaggtggagcagggggaggtggggatggtggatcatcagcaccatcatcagaatcatcctcaaaaagatcctaaaGGGGTGCAGAGGCCGGAGTAGGCAGAGGAGgagacactggagtcggggtatccactgtgggaagacgctcatcaaactgaacatcccgtcgaaacaggacctctctggaatcaggatcaaagaacctgtacgccttaacatcctcacagtagccaacaaaaatgagtggtcggcttttccactccatggctttcctctgagcatcaggaataaaggcccatgcctcactaccaaacactcgaaaaaaggaaacatcaagcttgtcatgagaccaagcctcctcaggagtcatatgttgaatagccttgtgaggcatccgattctgaatatagttggcacaattgacggcctcagcccaaaaagccgaatccatggacctggactgaatcatacaattcgccatctcccgtaaagttttgttcttacgttcagcgacaccattctgctgaggggtgtagggaacagtgaACTGCTGCTGCAAACCATActcaatgcaaaaatctctgaaagcctgattcacatactcccccccattatctgtacgtatccgccgaatagaacagccagactgcttctctacatatgtcttgaagattcgaaatgaatcaaagacatcagacttgcacttaagaaagtatacccatgtgcGTCTgaagaagtcatcaataaacgtgaatacatacttggcccctgaaaaaggagtgggaaatgacatgaggtcactgtgaatcaactccaagggtgccaaagcacgagaggctctccccttcgaaaagggatctctgtgatgcttgccaagcacacaaccatgacaaacaccatcagtgcaggaaatctgtgggagcccaagaacaagtgtctgcgtactcatctgctgaagatatctataattgacatggcccaatcgctcatgcgAAAGCTCACTCACCGAATCtacatgtgctatgagagatgaacctgtacccgaagagggctcaaattcatcaaatctgtagagacgagatgcaaaatccacactaccagtagccacaaccaaatcagggtcatggaggtcccgaataaccacatcatgtggtgagaactcaactgtcttaccagagccagagtggcaaatctgataaatggacaggaggttcgtcgagatgtcagggacaaccaaaacatcctgtagagtacccccatccaaagagacagaacctgaacccaagacggaaagctgaactgagtcacccactgcaatctgtgaaataccacaagaggcaagagaagtaaccaactgctgagtgtgtgtcatatggtgagaagcaccagaatctagaatccatgtggacccataggtcgaagctctagcagtaagagcatgacctttccttgtggaaggagaagacgcctgaggtgaggaaatgtgatgctgctgcatggcttcctctaaagcctctaatcgtttccaacacctggaaactggatgtccttccttgccacaaaaactgcaagtgtctgatgatttctccttagtcttggaggaagactcaccagactgtgaagatttccctcgtttgggaggaaatggttttgaatcagacttaggagcaggcttggaggaattctcactacctgcagaaggcttcttcggcttcggtttctgcttctgtttctccttctccttagaggactaaacaaccaatgctttgttcttggagcctgagagcgtatccagctgagaaagatgagactgctcacgagacaatcgctcacaaaagacatcaaaggtaggcatgttgaaacgagtacccaagccatccatggggagtagaaagtagaggcaaaaaactgaaagtgaccccgaagcttcgaaagaatcaaatgaatgcactctgtatcagtcttgttctttccacatccctaaagaacagatctagtagtcttgaatttgttcaaaaaatcctcaatagtgagaaAGGAATCAGGTAACCaagaagtcaactctgcctcaatctgtaatgcctgaatctcattgaccctcccgaagagagaatcaaacttcaaccacatatccctaggagtaagcaactcatcaaggtgaaacagaagactgtcggagacatgcaaagagatcaaacccatggcctcatccagcttgttctggTGCATAAGAATCTCACAAGGACGCTGCAGGattggttgaacctcatccaaagaagcccacaaccctcgtgccctgagaagcctcgtgatgcggggcttccaggtgtgatagttgtgtgaagtcaacaactcaactgaaggatctgccatgagaacaaagaaaactctgcacctgcacctgcttgttggttgtttttattatgtgatctttcaaaatagacagaagatgcagaagggtttgtttgttttgagagtttaggtgtttttgatttctgatataaatgacagaaagcgagaaaaaacacccccccacaatagagaaacccaaaccctagtacatagtaatgagaagaaagtagtgcataagcaaaaacaacttcaaactgatatctcatgtacctggtgaaaattctgagaaaaaagatcacaaatctgaatagagcatactgagagctttccaacgcctattcgttttcgaaaaacggagtccgtttgcccattctacggccccagaagtgcaaaaaagaagcccgacTTTGACTAGTAAAAAATACAGTCAAACAGCAGATTCAGGAAAAAAAATCCACCACTACAAGGTCCGGCTCGGaatcacctttccgacgcctattcgttcgccaaaatccgactccagatgcacaatctaggcccaaaaaaccaaccccctctcaaaaagactagagaggagctGCTGGTGGTGGTCCGGGCGGAGGAGGGGCTCAGGTCGGGCGGAGGTGGTGCGGCCCGGGCTGAGCGGAGCGCTGGCCGGGTGGAGCAGTGCTGGGGCGGAGCTGGGGCTGAGTGGAGTTGGGGCGGCAGGGGCCGGGCGGAGGTGGCACGGCCTGGTCGCAGCGAAGCTCGGCAGGGCTGCCGGAAGGGACGGCCAGCGAGGGGGTTGCCGGAGCGGTGGCTGCCGGAGCCCGGAGAGGCGAGGTTGCCGGAGAGACCAAGACGCCGAAGGGTGCAGTCGGCGGGGCTGGGGTGGCCGGAGGCCAGCGGGGCCTGTGGGGCCGGCCTGACTGGCCTGCAGGCGCCGTACGGTGCCAAACAATCAGGTCCGGTGccctaaaaaattaaaacaaaaaatttgcttcccttttgatttgtccgcttccttggtgattttttttgagttttttgtaaaaaaagtcaaaaaatccaaaattcggcctacatgccgtaaaaaggcaaaaaaaaaatttattttttttctcgatttgcatgccaggGCCGTACACCTTGGTGGGGagaaaaaaaaatcacccagattcTCAGAagtcaaaaatggacaaattttatatgactataggggcttttgggccttttgagcacgatggtgaggtccgtttaggcccaaagtgctcaaggaatacaacaaatttaaaaatttaaaagaaagaaaaaaaaaaaaaaaaaaccttaaccctaagcacacaaaaaaatgcctgaaaccccagatctgcttcaaatgcaaaattctcaaaaaacaggaacaggtagttgcagatctgagctctgataccatataggagttgagaaatacaaccccacaatagcctaaagatcttctgcaagccgaataacctgttacaaggagaagcaatgaagcaaaatctaaagaacacacaaaacacagaaaagtattctcaaaagatgagagctccaattcaccaaaaatgtattgtgaaaagataatacaatgaaaagaaaaaataacctctaataggtcaagaaaccctaaaaagggaaaaccctaggcttgcacataataattaattaaaataattagttaatatgcacctaatgttagcttaagtgtaaaaagataattgggaacttaaagaattaaacaaatattgtttaattaatcaagtaaagacccaattactctaacaggaAGTAGTGCCCCCTATAGGGTAAAGGTGCAGCAAAAAGCTATGTTTTTGTAAGGTGAAAAATCACATATTTCTAAGTTTTTTACACATCCAAACTCTATATTTGATAGAGATTGAGTATATACGATAAAGCGGATAAACTCACCAAGTACTCACTAGAAACTTACACATTAACTTGCCAAAACTTACATGGAATTTGCCTCTACAACTTGATAATTTTATATTGCAAAAATTCGGGACAAAAAAAACTCACAAGTACACTGTGACTTGCCAGCAAGTAGTTAAACTATGATTTAAATTAGGTTCATTAGTTTTTGTTATAGGGATCCTCCCATTCTAATTTGAACAATGATTCTACCATACACACTGTTTTATTTAGTGTTGCAATGAAAAGGTGTGAATTAAATAACAATAGAACTTTCAAAAAGAAATCCCCAAAGCTTTAAAAAATCCTTTTTGTTTTTATCAATCTCACATGGACAGCGGTAGAATATTGGATAATAAGGCAGATAGTAGCAACCAAGGACAGAAGATAGCTACAATCCAAGCCAAAAAGTTACCTGCTCAGGATGAATGGTTCAATTTCTGCAGCTGGAGTTTTTCTATAAGCACTGCAACCTAAGCCTCATTATCAATACAAAAGTGTAGGCCACAGACCTTTCTGCACCAATCCACAGATAGATGTCCACAAATGAGCGGATTGGCGATGTAGAAGAACAAATCTAAGCAGATCTGAAAAGAGGGAGCAGGTGGGAAGAGGTAGAAAAGTAAGCCACAAACCAATCAGTCCCAAAACAATCCACAAACAATTCAAGCAGTGATCTACAAAGAATAAATTATACGACTGAAATCTCCATATGTCCCACAGCAGATTGAAACTTATCTATCAGTATATATTAAAACCTTATAAAGAACCACAATATTGTGAATGTTGATTGTTGACAAAGGGCACAACGTACACACTACATAACTAGGAAACAGGGTAAAATTTCGGTAATCAGAAAGAAAAACTGGAGACATGGAATCAACAGTTTGACATTATAAATTTCAAATCAGAGCTCGAGGCACCAAATACACAATAAGTGTATTAAAGGCCGTAGATGGAAGCCAATGTCTAGAACAAGGAAAGACAGCCAAAAGCCCACTATGCAGCAGATGAATAGTTTAATGAAAAAACATCCATTTTGACAGAAGATATCTAAATCAGAGAACTGGCATAACAAACACACAATAAAAATATTAAATGGTGGAGGTTGAACCCAATAGCCAAAATCATATCAATGTGCATAACTCTGAAATGTTGGCAACAGAGAAAGTTTCAGATATGGGAAGGACCTAATTGTTGCACTTTGGTACCAACTAATATGTTTTCTATTTCTGCATGTTTATGCATATAAGAGAAGCCCATAATTTTAAGATAAATATGTTATCAAAGCATTTAACATTTCCAACTCCCACTTACCAAATTCCAACTGAACAATTCCTTTTCAAGTTATTTCCATTACAATTTGAATTATTTCACTAAAATCTCCATGGAGAATTAAATTTTACATAATGATGGTTAAATACTAATCCTAATAGATGTCCTATTCCTTATCCTCACCCTAGCAGGTGTTTTGGGAAATGGTGCATGTCCTCACAGTTTTTAAGTTTTACTGAATTCATTAACAGGCAGGCAATAATTAATTCCACCCAGCATTTTTTCAACTAGAAGTCCATTATGAGATGCACGATACGTTACCTAAAAATTTTGAGAAGTTTTTTTTGGCATAAGCTCACCAAAAGATATTTAGTCTACAGCAGAAATCCAATAGATACTGTTATTTTCAACTTAAAAATCTATTATGAGATACAATATTTGTTTCCTATAAAATTTGTTTGTGCTTTTCCGGCACAAGCTCAACCAAAACAATGTTAAACCCACAAAATGAGTAAAATAAATACTGGGAATTATGCTCCAACTCACCGTTATGAGCTCAGATATCAAACGAGAGGATAATCCAGCAGCAACCAATTCTGCCTGGAGTGACTGCGTTGTATATTCATAAAGATCTGCCCATTTCAACATTTCCTCCACTGAATTGAAAATGGGCCGTGAATCATCATAATAGTGCAA contains these protein-coding regions:
- the LOC131073484 gene encoding farnesylcysteine lyase, giving the protein MRPLFCRSGNLNCQQQMALALAWARTILALVLLGVGSCNCSKICIVGSGIGGASAAHFLRKYSQEGMEIHVFERNSVVGGRMAMVELGGDKFEAGGSILHPKNLYTLQYTELLGLQRSSGGDDTDFGIWDGQKFLLKTYPSSGMAISFLNDLLVFWRYGTSLFKMQKYVSSLLSKFLHYYDDSRPIFNSVEEMLKWADLYEYTTQSLQAELVAAGLSSRLISELITVIMRINYGQSVNISGLAGAVSLCGSGSGLWSVEGGNWQMAAGLLDRANVSLHLNEEIASVSFNGKNYEISSSKGQVHNCEVAVLATPLDEVNISFIPEFSIPERHLQHTYTTFVRGQLNPVYFGQPSSFILPKLIGTLEVPSLPFSSISVLKDYSRDDKAYKIFSRKVMADDLLDKIFSVRKETIQIDWAAYPHYQAPERFASFLLDGHHLYYINTFESAASTMEMSSVAAENVARLILFRLHVDPLHRSRSGSSESSDDERFSEL